In Pseudomonas fluorescens, a genomic segment contains:
- a CDS encoding SMI1/KNR4 family protein produces the protein MGNSKRRPKKLGGRMNIAELNINVGGRPSVGFSGDDSSVRALEARLGRRLPETYLQFIRSANGGHPEAGSFFLNASPDASVSVDWFYSLGDAGIDSLDKALDDWAQVLGPFMLPIGRDGGGSQFYISLDSPSGSVWYYSHEGSERTQLAESFDEFLQQLQVHLDFI, from the coding sequence ATGGGCAATTCCAAGAGGCGCCCCAAAAAATTAGGTGGAAGAATGAATATTGCTGAGTTGAACATCAATGTCGGGGGACGCCCCAGCGTGGGTTTCAGTGGTGATGACTCAAGCGTGCGCGCCCTTGAGGCTCGGCTGGGCCGTAGGCTTCCAGAAACCTACCTTCAATTCATCCGAAGTGCCAACGGTGGGCATCCTGAAGCCGGAAGTTTCTTTTTGAACGCATCACCAGATGCTAGCGTCAGCGTTGATTGGTTTTATTCACTAGGAGACGCAGGTATCGACAGCCTGGATAAGGCTCTTGATGACTGGGCTCAAGTGTTGGGGCCATTCATGTTGCCCATTGGGCGCGACGGAGGTGGCAGCCAGTTTTATATTTCGCTGGATTCGCCATCCGGTTCTGTTTGGTATTACTCACATGAAGGCTCAGAACGCACCCAACTTGCCGAAAGCTTCGATGAGTTTTTGCAGCAGTTGCAAGTTCACCTGGATTTTATTTGA
- a CDS encoding SMI1/KNR4 family protein: MEYHLTEGQLNGPAEISAVDGLSTHLGVELPQSYIEFLKTHDGGEGLIGDSYIIFWKVEELVAFNREYEVETYAPGIFLFASNGGGEGYGFDTLDAAMSVVRIPFIGMNRQYAISVASDLPDLFARLADQNE, encoded by the coding sequence ATGGAATATCATCTAACAGAGGGGCAGCTCAATGGCCCGGCTGAAATTTCGGCTGTTGATGGTCTGTCAACACACTTGGGAGTCGAACTTCCTCAGAGTTATATTGAATTCCTTAAGACGCACGACGGTGGCGAAGGACTCATTGGCGACAGCTACATTATTTTTTGGAAGGTAGAAGAGCTAGTCGCATTCAATCGTGAATATGAGGTCGAGACATATGCGCCAGGTATATTTTTGTTCGCTTCTAACGGCGGAGGGGAGGGGTATGGGTTTGACACATTGGATGCAGCAATGTCGGTAGTTCGAATTCCGTTTATAGGTATGAATCGTCAGTATGCTATATCGGTAGCGAGCGACCTTCCCGATCTATTTGCTCGATTGGCAGACCAAAATGAGTGA